GCAGGACTTGACCCTCCCCAGAGGCAGATTTTTTATagttgagggtttttttttgttgggagGGGCTGCCTGAATTTGTAACGTTTGAAAATAATATaagttaaaaaatgtttgtaaaatgaaaacattgtttGATGAATGTGCCAGTGACGGCAGGAAGGAGGCTCCGTGCGTTTATGACAAAATAGTTATTCTTTGCTATTTTTGTTGCATTATTGTATGATCTCATTAGTTCCTTTAACAATTGTAAatgtattgttattttatttttccttgatTTTCTTTCAGAAACCCTGCATTGCCTTTTCAATATTCTTAAATCTTCACCTCTCCCTGGGGGTATcgattttgtttttatctttttgattTTGAGTGGAGCGACATTATCCAGGGTTGACTTTAATTTTCTTCAAattatcaacaataaaatcacaagaTGCTGTTAAAACGACTGGAGgacatttttgtaaaatatcAGTTAAATTTGCAACCACTTCACGAGTCAGATAGCGTCTCAGCATAGTTCGCACCGGGGCCTCCTGTTGCTTCAAACCGGTGATGTTCAAGGAGATGAGGAGATCAGTAAAATCCATGGCTAATGATCCTTAAGCTTGTCGATGTGCAGGTTAAAATCACCGGATATGATAATCATTTTAAAAGAAGGATGGATTATTGCTAAAAACGCAGCAATTTCATTAATGAAGCCAGCACCCAATGTTGGTGGTCTGTAAATTGTAATACATAACATTTTAGGGTTGCCAAAAACTAACCGTGGTGTTCAAAAGTGCCATACTGATCAAATACAATTTCTTTAATAGCAAGTGTTGTTGGTGCTATTGAAGCAGTACCGCCACCCGTCCTATTCTTCCTAattcccccactatagatacacttcaggaggagctttgtttggtttattacacacacacacacacacacacacacacacacacacacatacacacatatagtcatttagtcacatgcacacacacacacacacacacacacacacacacacacacacacacacacacacacacacacacacacacacacacacacacacacacacacgcatgatcatatacatacacacacacacacacatagacatacacactggcttgttcacctgcatgctggctctctagtttttgggtttaggtagcggtagcgatagcttagctcagactgcgatcagatctcaagatttaggtcgattgctgttcgtgttttgggtggctccgtgccggtttcgtgctttgtttgtggtttttttttgcagatttccagtgcttggcgtgtgtctccgtgtgttcctgcttcctggattggcagtggatgtcgtcaccccccccccccaccccctcccccccccccaaaaaaaaaaaaaaaaaaaaaaaaaaaaattgaaaacgtGTAGTTAAAATTTGGTGGGGAGGCCTCGATGAGAATCGCTGGTGCATCTGTGCCCAACCATGTttcagttaaaaataaaaaatctatgtTGTTGTCTAAAATAAGgtaattcattaaaaaatattttgtttaataaAGAACAAACATTCAATAAAGTCTTATTAAAAGTTGCTGGGGTGTTCCCCATAAGTGAGGCAGTTAGCGGTTCTGGACAGATGGGACGCAGACGTAGATgggatttcttttgttttagtcCCACTTGAACAGACCTGACCGTGATATGAGTTTTTATGGGATTGGGTTGTGGTTTATTATCTTCAATGCCTGGTGCAGCAGGTGCCTAAAGGGGCTAACAGGGAGCTCGCCCTGTTCTCCAAATCCAAAGAGGATTCAGGATGCACGATCCGAGAGTGTTGAAACGGCTTGTCATGGTGCTGATCGATATGAATATGGATCACAGTAGCAGAATATGGGCTCCTCCTCCAGACTATTACAGAGGAGGATGGACTTACAAGATGACaaactttgtttctttttcttgatgAAAGCAGATCTTTGTCTTCTGAGAGTTAGAATCTGGAAAATTCTTTGATCTGAATAGATGATACATAAAAACTACCAATGTTTTATCTGATCATTTCCCCTTTTTCAGCTTGGCACCGCCCCCTCAGACATTCTCCTCCAATCACCATGCTCGTCCAGTGAAGCCCACCCCCATCTGCTCAGTCACTCCTCCTGTTTGGATGACCTCACCTGTCAGTCACCGGCGCTGACTCCACCCCTAAAAAACCACTCCTCCTCAGAACCTGGGGGGAACCGTTTGTATAGGAACCCGTTGACTCCGACCTCCCCCTTGTCATGTGACTGGGCATCACCTTACAGTCCGGCCTGGGGCTGCAGGCGGGAACCAGGTGAGTGTTTACCTGTGTGGGCAGGATTTGATACAGAAGCGCCGGCGTGTTGAACCTGCTGTGTTGATGCAGCGTTTAAAGTTTGAATCAACCGACTCCATCCAACTTGCTAAACCGTCGGTTCATGTATCACTGTGCAAGAAAAGCCAGAACACTGATGAGGTGGGTCTCATGCAGAGCAGCGCAGGGATTGGGACTCTTGCTCACACTTTTCTGGGAAGcctattgattttcttttatgttttaatgttaaaTGATCTCTTTGTCGTAAAAGCGTGAAAATGTGAGCAGATGTCATCCTCTGGTCCTCGAAGGCCGGTGTCCCGCAggctttagatcaggggtcccAACCCcttcgaggaccagggttgagacaTTATTATAGGGGACGATACTGCCCTGTGATTGGATGACAGCCCTGACACACCCACCATTAACAGTAACACACCTGAGACCAGATCACACTCCAGCACTCCACCTGTGttatgtttctgtgtgtgtcagAGCTGCGTGAGTGTGTGAGCTGCAGAACGAGCACCGCCCCCTTGTGGACGAGAGACGACGCAGGTCAacacctgtgcaacacctgcagcttCCAGGTGCATCGACAGGTGCACGACGACGCCCCGCTGCTAAGAGCCAAGAGAAAAACTGTGagatcacacacacatatacaccgCTGATACATGCGGTATACGTAGTACACCACATGTGTTGGACTCCGGTCCTTGAAgacctcctgcatgttttagacgatCCTCTGCATCATCTGGCTGAGATGTCAGTCGTCATCAGCATGTTATCAGGTTGACAGGTGATGCTTCTCACACCAACAGCCAATCAAATTTCATGTTCACTACACACATCTCAATGGCCAACAATAACTGTGTAGCTACTATTTGATTGGCTGACACTGTGTTGAAGCATCGAAAACTGAAAGATCCTCAACATCCGTCAAAGCAGCTCTCCTTCCACAACGCACAAACCCGCAATTTTCCAGATTTAACTGCATCTATAAAGCAATGAGGGACTTTGGTCCTTGACAACAGAAAACAGCTTAATCAATACAAATCAGCCTTCTGGCCCATCAGACAGCCTTGTTGCTTCAAGGacctctctgattggtcagaaggCTGATTTGCATTGTTTAAGGTGCTTTTCTTTTAATGGAGATGGTATCAGGTTTAGAATGGAAAAATACAGCAAAAATAATTCATGATTAATGACAGAATTCGTTTTTAAAAGGCTCATTAACATATTGTGTAACCAGACGTCGACCAAAAGAGGTCGGTGTGTGAACTGTGAGACGGAAACCACCACGCTGTGGAGGAGGAACGCCGCGGGAGAACGGGTCTGCAACGCCTGCGGCCTGTACTACAGACTGCACCAGGTACTACACCTTTACTACACCTGTACTACAGACTGCACCAGGTACTACACCTGTACTACAGACTGCACCAGGTACTACACCTTTACTACACTTGTACTACAGACTGCACCAGGTACTACACCTGTACTACACCTGTACTACAGACTGCACCAGGTACTACACCTGTACTACACCTGTACTACAGACTGCACCAGGTACTACACCTGTACTACAGACTGCACCAGGTACTACACCTTTACTACACTTGTACTACAGACTGCACCAGGTACTACACCTGTACTACACCTGTACTACAGACTGCACCAGGTACTACACCTGTACTACAGACTGCACCAGGTACTACACCTGTACTACAGACTGCACCAGGTACTACACCTGTACTACAGACTGCACCAGGTACTACACCTGTACTACAGACTGCACCAGGTACTACACCTGTACTACAGACTGCACCAGGTACTACACCTGTACTACACCTGTACTACAGACTGCACCAGGTACTACACCTGTACTACACCTGTACTACAGACTGCACCAGGTACTACACCTGTACTACAGACTGCACCAGGTACTACACCTGTACTACAGACTGCACCAGGTACTACACCTGTACTACAGACTGCACCAGGTACTACACCTGTACTACAGACTGCACCAGGTACTACACCTGTACTACAGACTGCACCAGGTACTACACCTGTACTACAGACTGCACCAGGTACTACACCTGTACTACACCTGTACTACAGACTGCACCAGGTACTACACCTGTACTACACCTGTACTACAGACTGCACCAGGTACTACACCTGTACTACAGACTGCACCAGGTACTACACCTGTACTACACCTGTACTACAGACTACACCAGGTACTACACCTGTACTACACCTGTACTACAGACTGCACCAGGTACTACACCTGTACTACACCTGTACTACGGACCACACCAGGTACTACACCTTTACTACAGACCACACCAGGTACTACACCTGTACTACAGACTGCACCAGGTACTACACCTGTACTACACCTGTACTACAGACTGCACCAGGTACTACACCTGTACTACAGACTGCACCAGGTACTACACCTGTACTACAGACTGCACCAGGTACTACAGCTGTACTCCAGCTGTACTACAGCTGTACTACAGCTGTACTCCAGCTGTACTACAGCTGTACTACAGCTGTACTCCAGCTGTACTACAGCTGTACTACAGCTGTACTACGCCTGTACTATGCCAGTACTACAGCTGTACTACGCCTGTACTATGCCAGTACTACAGCTGTACTACAGGCTGCACCAGGTACTACACCTGTACTACAGACTACATCCGGTACTACAGCTGTACTATGCCTGTACTATGCCAGTACTACAGCTGTACTGGGTGAATATGAAGCAGGTTGTCAGCACTACAGAACGTCATTGTTCTAGAAAGGTCTTTAATGTCTGCAGGTCCAGCGGCCGCTCATCCTGAAGAAAGAAGGGATCCAAACCAGAAACCGTAAAGTGATCAATAAGAAGAAGAGAGCTGGCCAATCACAGAGCAGCCTGTCCAGCCTGGCCCCTCCCACTGAAGAGCCCACCTACTCCTCCTTCAGGCagctttcctccctttcctcttcatcttcatcttcctcctcctcgcaCTCTCTTCAGCTCTGCCCGTTTTGGTGAACTGGTTTTACTGGGAGTTCTGAATCCACAGGAGTACTTGGTTTCTGTTCTGAGATTTACTGGAACTTTCttcaagatgcttttttcaagaCGACATCGGGATGagttttgtgtttcagttctggttctggtttctctTCCCCAGCTGCACCTTCAGCTGTCGTTTTCCACCATTTGTTTGACGCGTCTTCACCAGAATTTAACAAACAATCCCACTTCTTGTGAATAAAACTGAAGGAACTTTTTCTTGTCTTTGGTCCTCATgtctgggggtggggggtgttggACTCATTTGATGATGTCATTTGTCAAAATGTGATGTGTCGTCCCTGAAAACTAACCCGAGATTCTGACCAGCTTTTAACTCAATATTCAAAGTTATTGTTGATTAAAGATAATTGTTTGATGAAACTGAAGGCCTCGTCTTCACTTCCGGAGTCAGTGTTTGTAAatgatagaatagaatagaatagaaagcctttattataattatactggtacaatgaaattaggcagcagctccgtaaaagtgcacacatgcaaagactatgtaaacaaagactgtgtaaacaacaaaatgagaaacaggaaacataaatatatatacactatgaaaatgagtgaatgagagaataatgatgcacatgaatgagtaaagaatattgcacataatggatgaagaatattgcacagtatgaggtagcttattggttcagaaagttcacagctttgggaaagctgtccctgagtctgtttgttCGGGTCCGTATGGACCTGAAGCGCctgccagagggcaacaggtcaaagAAGTGGAAACCGGGGTGGGAACCTGATGCAGACGTTGGAGTTTAGGTCCAGGGGTCATTTCAGTCCAGTTCGAAGAGCACAGATGAGTGTAGACAGTTTACAAGTCTAATCTGGCTTCACGTTGGAATTGAGTATCATCTTAGTTTTAGCCGTACCGCCTCATAGTGCTGCCTCTTGGAATAATGCAGAGTGAAAAGTGCCCCAATTACAGAACCCTGAGGAACCCCAGGACCAAGTCTGGTGGATGAATGAGAGACTTTGTTTATGTAAACAAACTGTAAATATCTAATTGGTGAGTTTGACTTAAATCAGAATAATGTGGTTAATTTAATACCAAACACaaaccattgtgtctgtgtgacAATGTTGTCTTTAGGTGGTCTGCAGAGACCCCCGATCAGGTATAACATAAACAActgcaggtaaaaactctgctttaggagggaagaaacctggatcataaagggggaccctcctgctggagaccagccgggtagagcaggaaaagagagataggAAGGAGAGGATGAATAACAGAGAGGAGAGATACAGACACAAATCCAATCTGAAGTCTATCTGGACCAGTGTCCAGTATAGACTTGTGTCCACCTGGTCATCAGCATTCTAGATCCTGACAGAAACCTTCTACTGTATCTGTCTTGTAACAGAAAAACGTCTCACGAACGTGATTATTTGTGTTTAAATGGTTCAAACACCTGAAACAATATTTGGTTTCTAAAATTAGTTTCAAATCCTGAAGTCCAGCCTGAACCAGGTCCTACAACCGGCTGGGACTAGATGGGGGTCATGGCAGCCGTTGTTACTCAGACTACAGGACACCAAACTCATCAGGAGACAAAGGCCAGCATGATCCTGAAATCACGCCGTTATTAGCAATCAGCTGCTACAGGCTACCAACACTAGCCTGGTAGCGTTTTCGAGGCAGTACTCCGCAGATGGCAACTTTATGAAGATGACCACTCAACCAAACAACCAACCAAAACTGTAGCACCAAGCAGTCAACGTACAGAAACCAAACCTTACTTTCTGTCGTCTAACTCTGAACTAAGTCACATCTTTGATGTTTTACTATCAGGAATTAGATTTTGGTGGAAACCTCCACTAGACTCATGGAATTACAAGACTGAGACAATCACAACCAACCATTATTGATCTCTGACTGGTTCTGTTACTGGCAGCAATCAACACCCAATCAGCATCTTTGATACATAcaatctttttttcattctgaCTACATAATCACCACAGTGACGTGGATTTGAGAACCACCATTGATCCTATGGGCTGTTAAGGTTCCAcagagctgtcaatcatccaggTCCCATATCCTTCCTGAGATACGTCCTTGTTCAGCAGCTGCTCCACACAGAGGCTGCAGAACAtcctgaagagctcactgataCCAACAAACCCAGAACTGTTCTGTTACAAAGgaattaagacatttaatgACATTTATATCAACTAAAAGCAGTTTCATAGACCTCAGTGACACAGGTGTGACTAAAGGTCTCAAAGGTCTGTCTAAAATTGGTTGTAAACATCCCAGATCCACATCAGGAACATCGGTCCTGGTCCAGTAGATGGGGAGATGTTACAGGATGGACTTCCAGAGCGTTCAGGTTTAAATCCATGAATCCATACACGCTACATACAAGCTCTAAAGAGGAACATTTAGTCATATTCCTGCCATTTATCTGCGTTTACTCGGTTCTTGTTGGGGTTCGGGTCAGTGGGATCCAGAGCCCAAACTCGACAAGTGAAAAAAGTGAAACTAGACCTGACGAGAACTATGAAAACCAGGACCAGCGGGGCAACTCAAACACCAGGACAGGAATCCAGAAACCGCGACTCAAAGACATGACTGATAACTTAGTTTAAACCTCAGATCTCACATCACATGTTTCTTTCGTTTGATGCCAAATCTATTTAAAAATCTTAGAGGTTGTTGAGATTAATCTTTGTTATAGCAGCTATGACATTTTAGAGCAGGAATCTAAAACCAGGCCTCATTAGGAAGGACTCCGAGTCCTGAGCCAATATTGTGCTGGGGTCTAAGAGACAAGCTGGTGGTTTAGATGAAGCTGCGTCAGCGTTGGTCCGAGTCCGATGATCGGTGTTCAGACGGCATGGTTCTTCAGACGGGTGGACGCAGGAGACGACAGCAGCCCTACATCAGGCACATCCCTGGACGCCACCAGAGGCCCCCGAGGCCCCTGGGAGCTCTTACCAGAAGCCTGCAGGCCCATTGCACCTAAAGGCCTCCAGCAGAGCTGCAGGGATGATACAGTGCACAGCGGTGGCAGCAGCAGAGCACCGCCTCCCCCTCCCGCCCCCCCCACAGCCTCCTGCTGGAGGACGATGTTGTGCAACGCAGCTGCTGGTTTTCCGGACCTAGAAAAAAAACACGCCAAGAGAGGAAAAGGGAGATGGAGACAGGACGGTTGGTGGTCTGAGGCTGGCCAGAGATGCCacttgggtgtgtgtgtgtgtgtgtgtgtgtgtgtgtgtgtgtgtgtgtgtttgaggtggCAGCGATGCCACACAAAATATCAGCaaccacaacacacacacatctatacatCTGGATACAGCCATCTATGAGCCGttagagctgcacacacacacacacacacacacacacacacacacacacacacacacacacacacactgtaggaGGTTTGTACAGTTACAGCACGTGGTGTCTCTAAACCTGACAGACGTTAGACCAGCTGAACCAGCGGACCCCCCAGCCTCACGTGAAGGACCTGGCCCCCCGACCGCCTCCGTCCACGTGACCTTTGTCCTGAAGGTGGCGCCAGAcggcaggtcagaggtcagccAGCGCCAGACCACTGTACCAGTCTGGAACGTTCAGGGGTGTGTCAACACAAAGTTGAGAGGAAAAGAACCTGCAGGGTCCCGCTGGGCCCGGGACACAAACCTACTCCTCCCCGTACCTCAAACATGGCGGTGCTCTGGTTAACTGAAGGCCAGAGGCGCCTTCCTTCCGACCTGTTGTCAGGGAGACAGAGACAACCTGTAAAGTCCCGTCCTGAGAGACAACCGCCCCCACCCCTGTGTTGAATCCAAGACTACTGCAGACTGCCGTTTATCTGAGCGATGCTGGGACGTCCACTTCTGGGAAGTTTGACAATCGTCTCCCTCTGGAACGTTGAGCTCCAGATCATCTGGAGAGGCCTTTCCaaccctcccagggttggtgtGCAGCAACTgttgcttctctaagaccaCTGCTGATGcatttccctcttggcattgtgttaacacgcAGCTGAATGCTCCAGACCGTCACAACATCAGCTTTATGGACGTCTGCCGTACTgctccccccctctgatcatcccactgcttgcttccacctgtctgtgtcaATGCCCCcggcccccgcccccccccgaccacctcagtgtctgctgtctacatctgtttatatagtcatccctgtggtacaccagttagccattgtgtctctgtctctcctgtctctgttcttaatttttttcatatttttattttagtaataataataataataataataataataatacacttttttttatatagcacctttcttaacaaagttacaaagtgcttcccaagaacaataaaatacatcaagataAAAAATACAGCGCATAGTGGATAAGAACATAAGACAGCAATAACCAAGTCTAAAATTAATAGAAATATtcacaccacaataaaagcttttctaaaaaggaatgtttttagtAAAGATTTAAAGGCAGTGGGGGATTTAGCTTACCTGATCTCAGCAGGTAAAGAGTTCCAAAGTTTGGGGGCCCGGACTGCAAAAGCTCGATCACCTTTGGTCACAAGGGTGATCAGAAGGCCACTACTTGCTGATCTGAGGGAGCGCCCTGGCAGGTAAAAGTTCTTTAAAATAACTACTAGGGGCTTGTTTATTTAGGGCCTTAAAAGtcataattgctcaggggtcatgttctggttctctggaaagcgcctagagacaactttgtctgttgtaatagacgctatataaataaaattgaattgaaaattgaattgaactgctGATGATGGCACCAACCGAGCCTGGATTTGGCTGCGTCTGCCTCATATCAGGATAGAATACCATCACATCAGTTCCCGCTGAAGCTTCGGGTTCATCCCGTCTGAGCTAGTGCCGGTGCAGCGCCTCCTGCCGATGCAGGGCCTCCTGCCGGTGCAGCGCCTCCTGCCGGTGCAGCGCCTCCTGCTGGATGCGTTGCTGCATCAGCCAGTTGAAGTATTTTCTTTCTAACTGATATTcctgttttgtcttttattctgtgtatttttttctcaagagCTTTTAAAAGTCtgatccatctgtccatccatggGGTAGGAAAGAACAAGGACGAGACCTTAAACTGCCCCCAGATGGCCGAGCGCCACCTCCTTATCACCACCCCTGAGGTCAGACATGGCGGAGGCGCTACCATGATGGGGGAACACTTGAATCTCTATTCTGGACCTGAACACATCACCAGGAAGCAGAGGAACTGCAGAtaatcggtgcgtccgaaatgccatattaaacagtatatactaaaaggTATACTTAAGTTTgccacacttttgagtaaatatcagtagtatgcattaattcggacgtactactcagagcacacacatcacttcctgccgttgggaggaagtgacgtgtcacagcagcagtagcagcgctccgctatttcccgtttatcctggccgaaacaagatgacataatattattatatacgaatattataatattgatattatataataatattattataggctacttaatattatacttatgacatatacgtatcacttagaaacaaagcactgctgcattgcattgtgggaagtttctgcttagctagtgtccgtCAATCCATATTAATATATTTCTCCgaaa
This is a stretch of genomic DNA from Cololabis saira isolate AMF1-May2022 chromosome 12, fColSai1.1, whole genome shotgun sequence. It encodes these proteins:
- the gata1b gene encoding trans-acting T-cell-specific transcription factor GATA-3, whose translation is MSDYLPSSDWSWAAETSRGCNMKLGTAPSDILLQSPCSSSEAHPHLLSHSSCLDDLTCQSPALTPPLKNHSSSEPGGNRLYRNPLTPTSPLSCDWASPYSPAWGCRREPELRECVSCRTSTAPLWTRDDAGQHLCNTCSFQVHRQVHDDAPLLRAKRKTTSTKRGRCVNCETETTTLWRRNAAGERVCNACGLYYRLHQVQRPLILKKEGIQTRNRKVINKKKRAGQSQSSLSSLAPPTEEPTYSSFRQLSSLSSSSSSSSSSHSLQLCPFW